The following is a genomic window from Mus caroli chromosome 17, CAROLI_EIJ_v1.1, whole genome shotgun sequence.
GTGCCTTCACCTTACATTGCTAATTGGCAgataaattacttatttttagaaaacagtttGATCACATCATCTAAGAGAGTTGAATATTTTGTACAATTTGATGCAATAAGTCCATTCATTAGAATCATAAAGACAACACTTAATAACTTGCAAATGTATGTATCAAATTACTTACAATAATTAAATATTGAAGATATATAGGAAAAACAAGTGAGTATATATAGATAAATTTTAGTAAGAATTGGAAACTGTACTTCAGGAAAATTTCAACTGTAAGACTATGCAAATTCATCTAGTGATATCATTTACATTTATATCAATACATattaatagataaaaataattttaaaataaaattaaaaaaaatatgttgttgACTTAAGATTATAACATTATGGTGGACCTAGGGCTAATAGTAATGCATTTGTGTTTCCATTTTGGTGATTTTGCCTTTACAAAAGTGTAAGAAATATACCGAGATTGTAAGTGTGTCTGCATGTAGATGTATTAAGAGGGAAAAATTAGTGAATCTCTATTACaagacttttaaatattttactaatttGAAGAAACAGAACTTTCAATACTAAAATGCAAGATATAAAGCAGTGTACATCCATAAGGACTTGGTTATACAATGTagtttataagaaaacaaaacaaaacattactcTTCATTAACATTACAGTTTGAAGGAATCCCAATGACTATAAACATTCTTGTGTATAATTGAACAGTCagaaacaataggaaaaaatggTTCTAACAGTGAATTTTGTTCTCAACAGTAACTTCCTTACAACACTCTTTATCGTCTCATTTCTCAGACTATAAATAACAGGGTTGAGAGTTGGAGGTAGTACTGTGTAAAAGATAGAGAGCAAGAACTCTAAAACAGTTGAAGAGTCTGAGGTTGGGTTTAGATATGCAAAGGCACCTGTAGAAACAAACAATGAGACGACAAAAAGATGGGGCAGACAAGTAGAGAAGACCTTAGACCTGCTTTCAGCAGAGGGCATCCTGAAAACGGTGGAGAATATGTGGACATAGGAGATGACAATCCCAGTGAagcaggcaaaggacactgcAGACATGAAACTAACCATGCCCGTTATTACAAGGTCGTCATTAGAGCAGGAGAGCTTGAGCAACTGGGGGATATCACAGAAGAACTGGTGAATTATTTTGTCCCCACAGAATCTGATAGAGAGTGTACTTGCTGTGTATAGCGTTCCTGAGATACCTCCACTTAGCCACACAGCTGCCACAGCCCAAGTGCACTTTCTGGGACTCATGATGACATCATAGTGCAGTGGgaggcagatggccacatagcggtcataagaCATCACTGTGAGAATGGCCATCTCACCCCAGGCAAaagctgtgaagaaaaaaatctgtagcaTGCACTGTCCATATGAAATGTAGCCACTCTGTGCCAGGGAACTGTCAACATACTGGGGGACggtgacagagagagatgagaggtcCAGAATGGAAAGGTGCTTCAGAAAGTAATACATTGGAGACTGGAGCTGTGGGTACAGTGttgtgatggtgataatgatgaagTTCCCTGCTGAGCCCAATAGGTATGTCACCAAGAAGAGCAAAGCACGAAAGATCTGTAGCTCACGGTTGTCAGAGAACCCCATGAGGAGGAATCCACTCATTGCGGTTATATTTTCCACTatcattttgaaaacataaattgCAGTAGCAGCTggaaagtaaaaaagtaaataaatgcagtATAATGAGACTGAGGCATTATTTagttttcatcaatattcatttCATTAATTACTCTCTCTTTATACTCTGTTTATCATCTATACTTCTTGAGAAATTTAAGTGAGAACACATTTTTCTCATCTCCATACATCTCACACTATATCCTCATAAAGCCGTAGTTACAGGAGAATGTACAGTGGGCCATCACTGGGTTCCTTCAAGGAATGTGGTTTAGTTTGCCCCATGAAAAAGCACTGTTCCACTGACACAAGAGAAACCCATTGCTTTTCTTTAAGTCAGCAATAGTCagtcagtgatggactgtggaaTGAGTTTTTGAACATAGATTAGGTTGGCTATGTATAGCTTGGGCAGTGTACCATGTTAGCAAATAAAATAGGCTTTTATAGGAAATAGACCTAGAATTAAATACGGTTTTCGTGTCCACTAGAAATAGCtattctctttagaaaacaatgcTGTCATTATAGCAAGaagatatttgttattatagaaACAAGTATAAAAAATGGTTTTAAGTACTATACAGGAGTTATtgaaatcaataagaaaaatacttATGTAAGGGGAATACTCACATGACACTCTcaatttaaatattctatttccttttaagGAGTGTTTTAGAGGAAAAGCAGCTTCTATTTGAACTCTATTCCTATTTAACTGCTGTCCATAGTACTTGCCTTCAGATGTAGCCACAAAGGAGTTATTAGCACTTACCAAATCAGAGACAATTGCAAAGATAGATGGTGATTTCTTGAGATGGTTTAAGATGTGGAGGAAAATGgccaatatccaataaaagactGCATTTTTCAAGTCATTTATGATTCCAATAGAAGTGATGCTTTAGTTCATGTTCCTTTTGATATTTGAAGGATTGAAAATAATCCATCATTTACCCCATGCAAGTTGCATTTGGTGTTTGGGGGTGATGAGCATAAAATGGAGTGTCACCTtcctgaatgtttttcttttttttgttccATTGGTGAGTTCTAGGCAACAAAACAAACGAAATACTGTCACATATTTTCAAGTTTACTTAAAATTTGTGTATTTACAAATGTAATTGCAGCATAAAATTTGAGGTCACCCTTTTGAATGTTGagacatttttcatttaatgGCATTTCTTTTGTGACAACTCACTCCAGCTTCCTCACACCTCTTTCTCAAAGGATGAACCTACATCCAAATACCTGACAGGATGTTGGATTTTGATTGTAGTTAAAGTGATCTTAGAGTCAGCCATGACATTAGAAAATGAGCCC
Proteins encoded in this region:
- the LOC110284111 gene encoding olfactory receptor 14J1-like — translated: MIVENITAMSGFLLMGFSDNRELQIFRALLFLVTYLLGSAGNFIIITITTLYPQLQSPMYYFLKHLSILDLSSLSVTVPQYVDSSLAQSGYISYGQCMLQIFFFTAFAWGEMAILTVMSYDRYVAICLPLHYDVIMSPRKCTWAVAAVWLSGGISGTLYTASTLSIRFCGDKIIHQFFCDIPQLLKLSCSNDDLVITGMVSFMSAVSFACFTGIVISYVHIFSTVFRMPSAESRSKVFSTCLPHLFVVSLFVSTGAFAYLNPTSDSSTVLEFLLSIFYTVLPPTLNPVIYSLRNETIKSVVRKLLLRTKFTVRTIFSYCF